The window GGTTCAGAGGTCGCTCTCGAAGTCCTCGAGCGCGTAGACGGTGTCGGCGCCGCGGCGGTCGAGGGTCTCGTTGGCGAGCAGCCAGTAGACGACCGAGAGGGCCTTGCGACCCTTGTTGTTCGTGGGCACCACGAGGTCCACGTTGGACGTGGTGTTGTTGGAGTCGCACATCGCGATGACCGGGATGCCGACGGTGATGGCCTCCTTGACGGCCTGCGCGTCACCGATCGGGTCGGTCACAACGACGACGTCGGGCTCGATGTACCCGTCGTAGTCGGGGTTGGTCAGCGTGCCCGGGATGAAGCGGCCGGTGCGGGCGCGGGCGCCCACGGCGTCGGCGAACTTCTCGGCCGGGAACCGACCGTACTGGCGCGAGGAGGCGACCAGGATCTGCTCGGGGTCGTAGTTCTCCAGGAAGTCCGCGGCCGTGCGGATCCGCTGGTCGGTCATCGACACGTCCAGCACGTACAGACCGTCGGTCCGGACGCGGTGGATGAACCGCTCCATGTCCTTGGTCTTCTGCTGGGTACCGATGTGGACCCCGGCGCCGAGGTACTCCTCGACGGGAATGAGGAGGTCGGCCTCGTCGTCGGGCATGACGTCCTCGTCCAGCTGCGGTGTCTCGTCCTCGGCCTCGGCCTCCTCGGCCGGGGCGTCGGCGGGCGCTTCTTCAGTGTCTGTAGCCTCGTCGGCGCCCGTCTCGGCGTCGACGTCCTCGGCCGCCTCGGCCTCGGTGTCGACGTCGGACTCGGACGCGTCGAGACCTTCGTTCTCGTTGCCGCTCATACTGCGTTGTCCTCGATACGGATGAGTTCGTTCAGCTTGGCTGTGCGCTCGCCGCCGACCGTGCCCGTCTTGATGAACGGTGCGTCGGTCGCGACGGCGAGGTGGGCGATGGTGGCGTCCTCCGTCTCGCCGCTGCGGTGGGAGACGACCGACGCGTAGCCGTTGTCGCGCGCCAGTTCGATGGCGTCGACGGCGTCGGTGAGGGTCCCGATCTGGTTGGGCTTGATCAGGATGGAGTTGGCCGCGCCCGCGTTGATGCCGGCCTGTAGACGTTCGACGTTCGTCACGAAGAGGTCGTCGCCACAGACCAGCGTCTGGTCGCCGACCTCGTCGGTGAGGTCGGCGAAGGCCTCGTAGTCGTCCTCGTCGAGGGGGTCCTCGACGTAGACGAGGTCGTACTCCTCGACCTTCTCGGCGATGTAGTCGATCTGCTCCTCGGCGGAGCGGACCCGCTCGCCGTAGACGTAGCCGTCCTCCTCGGCGTCGTAGAGCTCGGCGCCGGCCACGTCGAGGCCGAACTGGATGGCGAAGCCGAAGTCGTCGGCGACGGCGTCGACGGCCTCGGCCATGATCTCGAAGGCCTCGTCGTCGCCGATCGACGGCGCCCAGGCGCCCTCGTCGCCCTTGCCGGCGGGGAGGTCGCGGTCCTGCAGGATGTCGTGGACCTCCTGGTGGACGGCGGC of the Halomicrobium salinisoli genome contains:
- the rpsB gene encoding 30S ribosomal protein S2, coding for MSGNENEGLDASESDVDTEAEAAEDVDAETGADEATDTEEAPADAPAEEAEAEDETPQLDEDVMPDDEADLLIPVEEYLGAGVHIGTQQKTKDMERFIHRVRTDGLYVLDVSMTDQRIRTAADFLENYDPEQILVASSRQYGRFPAEKFADAVGARARTGRFIPGTLTNPDYDGYIEPDVVVVTDPIGDAQAVKEAITVGIPVIAMCDSNNTTSNVDLVVPTNNKGRKALSVVYWLLANETLDRRGADTVYALEDFESDL
- the eno gene encoding phosphopyruvate hydratase, which produces MTLITDVRLRRVLDSRGNATVEADVLTESGGFGRGKAPSGASTGEYEAIELPAGEAIANAREEAIPRLVGEVHAGNQRDVDNALHAADGTDDFSGIGANSAVAISMAAAKAGADVLGAPLYQHLGGTFRGNEFPTPLGNIIGGGEHAADATYIQEFLAAPVGAPSVEEAVFANAAVHQEVHDILQDRDLPAGKGDEGAWAPSIGDDEAFEIMAEAVDAVADDFGFAIQFGLDVAGAELYDAEEDGYVYGERVRSAEEQIDYIAEKVEEYDLVYVEDPLDEDDYEAFADLTDEVGDQTLVCGDDLFVTNVERLQAGINAGAANSILIKPNQIGTLTDAVDAIELARDNGYASVVSHRSGETEDATIAHLAVATDAPFIKTGTVGGERTAKLNELIRIEDNAV